A single window of Rhizobium indicum DNA harbors:
- the dxr gene encoding 1-deoxy-D-xylulose-5-phosphate reductoisomerase produces the protein MMTGKSAPRRLSIFGSTGSIGQNTLNVVDHLGGRENFEMSVLTGSGNVELLARQAKSSGARLAVTANDRHYESLKSALSGTGIAVASGKSGLMEAADREADWVMAAIVGTAGLAPTLAAARRGADIALANKECLVSAGDLFIAAIRAGGGKLLPVDSEHNAIFQVLEENQRHAVERVILTASGGPFRTASLRDMADVTVETARAHPNWSMGLKISIDSASMFNKALEMIEARHLFGLRPEQIEVIFHPQSIIHSMVGYTDGSVLAQLGAPDMRTAIGYALSFPRRPNLPVERLDFAKLARLDFEAPDEVRFPALRLARLAMTRGGVQGAVLNGAKEVALEAFIEGQLSFLAMAEVTERVMDDLAGLPPASTMDDVFAADRQARQRAAELMTLAIAE, from the coding sequence ATGATGACCGGCAAAAGCGCGCCGCGGCGCCTCAGCATCTTCGGTTCGACGGGTTCGATCGGCCAGAATACACTCAATGTCGTCGATCATCTGGGCGGACGGGAGAACTTCGAAATGTCCGTGCTGACCGGCAGCGGCAATGTCGAATTGTTGGCCCGGCAGGCGAAATCATCGGGCGCGCGGCTGGCGGTGACGGCAAATGACCGGCATTACGAATCACTGAAGAGCGCACTTTCCGGCACCGGCATCGCGGTCGCTTCAGGAAAATCCGGCCTGATGGAAGCCGCGGACCGCGAAGCCGACTGGGTGATGGCGGCAATCGTCGGCACTGCTGGCCTGGCGCCCACCCTTGCCGCTGCCCGCCGCGGCGCCGATATCGCCCTTGCCAACAAGGAATGCCTGGTATCGGCCGGCGACCTGTTCATCGCAGCGATCCGGGCGGGCGGCGGCAAGCTGCTTCCGGTCGACAGCGAGCACAACGCGATTTTCCAGGTGCTGGAAGAGAACCAGCGCCACGCCGTCGAGCGGGTCATCCTGACGGCGTCGGGTGGCCCCTTCCGCACCGCCTCGCTGCGTGACATGGCGGATGTGACGGTGGAAACTGCGCGCGCCCACCCGAACTGGTCGATGGGATTGAAGATCTCGATCGACAGCGCCTCGATGTTCAACAAGGCGCTGGAGATGATCGAAGCCCGGCACCTTTTCGGTCTCAGACCCGAACAGATCGAGGTTATCTTCCATCCGCAATCGATCATTCATTCCATGGTCGGCTATACCGATGGATCGGTGCTGGCGCAGCTCGGCGCGCCGGATATGCGCACCGCCATCGGTTATGCCCTGTCCTTTCCGCGCCGGCCGAACCTGCCGGTCGAGCGGCTGGATTTCGCCAAGCTCGCCAGGCTGGATTTCGAGGCACCGGATGAGGTGCGGTTTCCGGCGCTGCGGCTCGCGCGCCTGGCGATGACGCGCGGCGGTGTTCAGGGCGCGGTGCTGAACGGCGCCAAGGAAGTGGCGCTCGAAGCCTTCATCGAAGGGCAGCTCTCCTTCCTCGCCATGGCCGAGGTCACCGAGAGGGTCATGGACGATCTGGCCGGCCTGCCGCCGGCCTCCACCATGGACGATGTCTTCGCCGCCGACAGGCAAGCCCGGCAAAGGGCGGCGGAGCTCATGACACTCGCGATCGCCGAGTGA
- a CDS encoding BON domain-containing protein, translated as MVFKEQTFHGLEPEMEIEIANRATVESAVANALAIAGGIDASDVEVTMENNQIVLSGTVGTVGEIERATAVAKAVEGVHAVQNRILLGGSPLDGPH; from the coding sequence ATGGTTTTCAAGGAGCAGACATTTCACGGGCTCGAACCCGAGATGGAGATAGAGATCGCCAATCGCGCAACGGTCGAGTCAGCCGTTGCCAATGCGCTGGCGATTGCCGGCGGCATCGATGCGTCGGATGTCGAGGTGACGATGGAAAACAACCAGATCGTGCTGAGCGGCACCGTCGGCACGGTGGGCGAAATCGAACGGGCAACCGCGGTCGCCAAGGCGGTCGAGGGCGTGCATGCGGTGCAGAACCGGATCCTGCTTGGCGGATCTCCGCTCGACGGCCCGCATTAA
- a CDS encoding DUF2937 family protein, with product MGPIARIITIVAGLAGGTVFSQAPEFAQQYRQRIGGAIDELRVIVEDFNRQAAQHDLDRQQALNAYSQSSDDFLRDRGVSMRSTITRYETLLSQQLHLGTAAPVAKPFVLLRNADDVVFANTWRDFVPGVPVSFAGLVWGVIGFVGGWVVAALLGLGARRVTRTRRVHRQVR from the coding sequence ATGGGACCGATTGCAAGGATCATCACCATCGTCGCCGGGCTTGCCGGCGGCACGGTTTTTTCGCAGGCGCCGGAATTTGCGCAGCAATACCGACAGCGGATCGGCGGGGCGATCGACGAACTGCGCGTCATCGTCGAGGATTTCAATCGTCAAGCCGCCCAGCACGATCTCGATCGCCAGCAGGCGCTGAACGCCTATTCGCAATCATCCGACGATTTTCTGCGCGATCGCGGCGTCTCGATGCGGAGCACGATCACGCGCTACGAAACGCTGCTGTCGCAGCAGCTCCACCTCGGCACCGCCGCCCCCGTCGCCAAGCCCTTCGTGCTGCTGCGGAATGCGGATGATGTGGTTTTCGCCAATACCTGGCGCGACTTCGTGCCTGGGGTGCCGGTGAGCTTCGCCGGCCTCGTCTGGGGCGTAATCGGTTTTGTCGGCGGATGGGTTGTGGCAGCGCTGCTGGGATTGGGTGCCCGGCGGGTCACGAGGACGCGGCGCGTCCATCGTCAGGTGCGGTGA